A genomic segment from Nicotiana sylvestris chromosome 1, ASM39365v2, whole genome shotgun sequence encodes:
- the LOC138876452 gene encoding uncharacterized protein — protein sequence MAEYEAYILGLNMAVDMNVQELLVIGDSDLLVHQELRKRFTKIEFRHVPRIQNEFADALATLSSMIQHPNKNYIDPIPVKIHNQLTYCAYVEEKTDGKPWFHDIKEYLSKGEYLEHANHTPETVESLLP from the exons atggcagagtatgaagcctacatatTAGGGCTCaatatggcagtcgacatgaacgttcaggagttgttggtgatcggtgattcagatttgcttgtgcaccag GAactaagaaagaggttcacgaagatagaattccgacatgtgcccagaattcagaatgagtttgccgatgcattggccaccttgtcatctatgatacaacatccaaataagaactatattgatcccattccggtaaagatccataaTCAGCTGACATATTGTGCCTATGTTGAAGAAAAgacggatggaaaaccttggttccacgacatcaaggagtatttgtcgaAGGGAGAATACctagagcatgcaaatcacactccgGAGACTGTCGaatcacttcttccatag
- the LOC104216254 gene encoding BAG family molecular chaperone regulator 6, giving the protein MYPMYGFMDTHPYQRNRVPHNPPYYPQFEPNHHHLNIDPATSSVAYESWPCGGNYGHPYPPQCHSCCIHNNSPSQCAFGPPYPYLPLPPYNNCSNPAYPVMYAANYVSPHFTMEQPRYEYDKNMGSGHHFCGCPNHPCYTKGGSNIKIEEQDQDKKNESNESLVPFGFKNCPYPVLWMPPDYMMNSAHVKPNGFEGKRDEVKDVKPYGDCRSFEQPNIWNVWSPYQGNNSELPKQRGDPPRKQHHDDMNKKQFPFPIIWMPYKPEEIDGKVSKETGVDQEQTSPLKSTIPKLHDVEEDRSDSRENVVNRGSEIHGKGLNKDSVTKIIPVRQMEQIEDVLDGKPEDASKQHDVDAKEKKTTEDGGKKQSSSPTKSSKLPPVCLRVDPLPRKKSSNGSSRSPSPPGGKRKLVDSPSDSSKPPILSNEKENVHLDKSSTTATPEKSIEVDPSEGKRKVVKVAQGTSKEDKLQDQYTVFPDLKGKARGQSSEGDTSKATNELKHQPDGVAAEPQSNNQGHQIGEAREAAKGNAGLVVYMKPDRSKLSDDNAATVIQSAYRGFNVRRWEPLKKLKQITKIKEQMAELKNCIQALESSADNKQRTILTEAIMGLLLKLDAIQGLHPTVREYRKSVAKELVSLQEKLDLLNCKKQLAESEQALTAQSSGDACRTVEDNISMQGGREVPKFEQDDDLARGDEEIKVHAKEPCQEQPLCAAETLPNSHHVGNAEEVVGKEESENVEEVVENFSSGGAVEMVDEATESLSESKENLNDKSPDENTVVVEKSEEHDKAEQSLPNPIPFSVDLTENLGLEVRGCGLKGKGGGVDELEELPQGVLDEETSVQGSTEIRKDEVLQHDNGNLTAHIPEEKVSDTERREHHHLEALGETLVVLGPMNIHSSNGQKENSEVLETDKTVRVDAPEQEKEDLRPLNEDGKISDVDAKVGMEEDGEERGQCSTGSDAFPIYSQEEAITMKQSTDATNMEELETTGVLQEKMQNAVERDIEILNSKKTIEVSAEPQLFTATIDEAKEYYAQDKQNVGEENMEVQGEELPARSDALPARSDALVSVLKSEHKENNVEVEQRHLEENFEMQEEEPVAADNPAPMTEEPVDESIVMTAPKSEAVTTETQLLGEKELGVAEDRSTYPSTCDTVEGNSADAVCSFGSTPNEAQVMDAKELKEWKRVEMSPSSPTASQVSFDSDAFSESSQKLIEENEKLREMMEKLIKAGKEQLTVVSSLSGRVKDLEKRLSRKKKLRLRRYRVPRAGSVCMKPLNDSLKDRAAGLAM; this is encoded by the exons ATGTATCCCATGTATGGGTTCATGGACACACATCCTTACCAAAGAAACCGAGTACCTCACAACCCTCCTTATTATCCCCAGTTTGAACCGAATCATCATCATCTGAACATTGATCCAGCTACATCTTCTGTAGCTTATGAATCCTGGCCTTGTGGTGGTAACTATGGGCATCCTTATCCACCGCAGTGTCACAGTTGCTGTATCCATAACAATTCCCCGAGCCAGTGTGCATTCGGTCCTCCTTATCCCTACCTTCCACTGCCTCCCTACAACAACTGTAGCAATCCAGCATATCCGGTGATGTATGCTGCTAATTATGTTTCTCCCCATTTTACTATGGAGCAGCCTCGGTACGAATATGATAAGAATATGGGAAGTGGTCATCACTTCTGTGGCTGTCCAAATCATCCATGTTATACGAAAGGAGGGAGCAACATTAAAATAGAAGAACAGGACCAGGATAAGAAAAATGAAAGCAATGAGTCCTTGGTTCCTTTTGGGTTCAAGAATTGTCCTTATCCTGTTCTGTGGATGCCACCTGATTATATGATGAATAGCGCACACGTGAAGCCTAATGGATTTGAAGGTAAACGGGATGAGGTGAAAGATGTGAAACCGTATGGTGATTGCAGATCTTTCGAACAACCAAATATCTGGAATGTATGGTCTCCTTATCAAGGGAACAACTCGGAATTACCAAAGCAAAGGGGAGATCCACCCAGAAAACAACACCACGATGATATGAACAAGAAACAGTTTCCATTTCCAATAATCTGGATGCCTTACAAACCTGAGGAAATAGACGGCAAAGTTAGCAAGGAGACTGGTGTTGATCAGGAGCAGACCTCCCCCTTAAAATCTACCATACCAAAGTTACATGATGTTGAAGAGGATAGAAGCGATTCTAGAGAAAATGTAGTGAATAGAGGAAGTGAAATCCACGGAAAGGGACTGAATAAAGATTCTGTTACGAAAATCATTCCAGTAAGGCAAATGGAGCAAATTGAGGATGTCTTGGATGGAAAACCGGAAGATGCTTCCAAACAGCATGATGTTGATGCTAAAGAGAAGAAAACCACTGAAGACGGTGGCAAGAAGCAGTCGTCTTCTCCTACAAAGTCATCCAAGCTGCCCCCTGTTTGTCTAAGAGTTGATCCCCTGCCTAGGAAAAAAAGCAGTAACGGCAGTTCTAGGTCCCCTAGTCCTCCTGGTGGGAAACGGAAATTAGTAGATTCGCCAAGTGACAGCTCCAAACCTCCCATCTTATCAAATGAGAAGGAGAATGTTCATCTTGACAAATCATCCACAACAGCTACGCCGGAGAAAAGCATAGAAGTGGATCCaagtgaaggaaaaagaaaagttgTTAAGGTTGCCCAAGGGACTAGCAAAGAAGATAAACTTCAAGATCAATATACGGTTTTCCCTGATCTGAAAGGGAAGGCAAGGGGCCAAAGCAGTGAGGGTGATACTAGTAAAGCAACCAATGAGCTCAAGCATCAACCTGATGGAGTAGCAGCAGAACCTCAGTCCAACAATCAAGGACATCAGATTGGTGAGGCCAGAGAAGCAGCGAAGGGAAATGCGGGTTTAGTTGTGTACATGAAACCAGATAGGAGTAAGCTGTCTGATGATAACGCGGCTACTGTGATTCAGTCGGCATACCGAGGGTTCAACGTGCGGAGATGGGAGCCTCTGAAGAAATTAAAGCAGATAACTAAAATAAAGGAGCAGATGGCTGAGCTTAAAAACTGTATTCAGGCTTTGGAGAGCTCAGCTGACAACAAACAGAGGACTATTCTCACAGAAGCCATAATGGGTCTTCTGCTGAAGCTTGACGCTATTCAG GGGTTACATCCAACCGTTAGGGAATATAgaaaatctgtagcaaaggagCTTGTTAGCCTGCAGGAGAAGCTGGATCTTCTGAACTGTAAGAAGCAACTGGCAGAAAGTGAACAGGCTTTAACTGCTCAATCCAGCGGGGATGCATGCAGGACGGTGGAAGACAACATTTCCATGCAGGGAGGCCGAGAGGTGCCAAAGTTTGAACAGGATGATGATTTAGCGCGGGGAGATGAAGAAATAAAGGTACATGCAAAGGAGCCCTGTCAAGAGCAGCCTCTTTGTGCGGCAGAGACACTCCCCAACTCTCATCACGTAGGCAATGCAGAGGAAGTGGTCGGTAAAGAAGAAAGTGAGAACGTTGAGGAGGTGGTGGAGAACTTTTCAAGTGGTGGTGCAGTGGAGATGGTGGATGAGGCAACAGAATCACTTTCTGAATCTAAAGAAAATTTGAATGATAAGTCACCTGATGAGAATACGGTAGTAGTTGAGAAATCAGAAGAGCATGACAAAGCTGAACAATCTTTGCCAAATCCTATTCCATTTTCTGTAGATCTGACAGAAAACTTGGGCTTAGAGGTCAGAGGTTGTGGTTTGAAGGGGAAGGGTGGAGGTGTTGATGAATTGGAAGAGCTCCCGCAAGGAGTCCTTGATGAAGAGACTAGTGTTCAAGGGTCTACTGAGATCAGAAAAGACGAGGTCCTCCAACATGACAATGGAAACCTTACTGCTCATATTCCTGAAGAAAAAGTCTCTGATACAGAGAGGCGAGAGCACCACCACTTGGAAGCATTAGGTGAAACACTAGTTGTTTTGGGGCCAATGAACATCCACAGCAGCAATGGACAAAAAGAAAATTCAGAAGTTCTGGAAACAGATAAAACAGTACGAGTTGATGCTCCAGAACAGGAGAAAGAAGATCTCAGACCATTAAATGAAGATGGGAAGATCTCTGATGTTGATGCTAAGGTTGGTATGGAAGAGGATGGCGAGGAACGTGGACAATGCAGCACTGGGTCAGACGCGTTTCCAATATACTCACAGGAAGAAGCAATTACCATGAAGCAGTCTACAGATGCCACCAACATGGAGGAATTGGAAACAACTGGAGTTCTGCAGGAGAAAATGCAAAATGCAGTAGAGAGAGACATTGAAATCCTTAATTCAAAAAAAACCATTGAAGTGTCAGCAGAACCTCAACTATTTACTGCTACCATTGACGAGGCCAAAGAATATTATGCTCAGGATAAGCAGAATGTTGGGGAGGAAAATATGGAGGTGCAAGGTGAGGAATTGCCTGCTCGCAGTGATGCTTTGCCTGCTCGCAGTGATGCTTTGGTCTCTGTACTCAAGAGTGAACACAAAGAGAATAATGTGGAGGTTGAGCAGAGGCATCTGGAGGAAAACTTTGAGATGCAAGAGGAAGAACCAGTGGCTGCTGATAACCCTGCACCTATGACCGaggaaccagtggatgaaagtaTAGTGATGACTGCTCCAAAATCAGAAGCTGTAACTACTGAGACGCAGCTGTTAGGGGAGAAAGAGCTTGGTGTAGCAGAGGACCGCAGCACATATCCATCGACATGTGATACTGTGGAAGGTAATTCAGCTGATGCTGTCTGCTCTTTTGGTTCTACGCCTAATGAAGCACAAGTAATGGATGCAAAGGAGCTTAAAGAATGGAAGAGAGTGGAAATGTCACCATCATCACCTACTGCTAGCCAAGTATCCTTTGATAGTGATGCATTCTCAGAGAGCAGTCAAAAGCTTATAGAAGAGAATGAAAAATTAAGGGAGATGATGGAGAAACTAATAAAAGCAGGGAAAGAACAACTCACTGTTGTATCCAGTCTTTCTGGAAGAGTTAAGGACCTGGAGAAGAGATTGTCCAGGAAGAAGAAGCTGAGATTGAGACGATATAGGGTACCAAGAGCAGGTTCAGTCTGTATGAAGCCATTGAATGACTCACTGAAAGACAGAGCTGCGGGGTTGGCAATGTGA